Genomic window (Pradoshia sp. D12):
GAAAAACTTCTCGGTCGCGGGGATATGTTATTCCTGCCTGTAGGTGCGTCAAAGCCAGTACGGGTACAAGGTGCCTTTTTATCAGATCAGGAAGTGGAAGATGTAGTAGACTTCGTGATTTCTCAGCAAAGAGCCCAATATCAAGAGAATATGATTCCGGATGAAGTTCAGGAAACAGTAAGTGAATCAACAGATGACTTATATGATGAAGCCGTCAAATTAATTGCTGATATGCAAACCGCCTCTGTTTCGATGCTCCAAAGACGATTCAGGATTGGGTATACAAGGGCTGCACGTTTGATCGATGAGATGGAAGCTCGCGGTGTCGTTGGTCCGTATGAAGGAAGCAAACCAAGAACTGTACTTGTTCCCAAGGACTTCGATCAAGCTAGTAATTCATAAAAAGAGCAGTATAGATACCAAACCCGAAAGTTAGATTTAAAAACTAACTTTTGGGTTTTTTAGTATGTTAAATAACTGAATTTTGAACTGTAAAGAAATTTTATAAGTGAGTATTTTTTCAAAAAGTTATCAATAATTTTATATTAGGATAATTTATTTATTTTTACTTAAATTCATGTTAAATTAAAATCGAATTAGCAAACATATATATATATAATTATCAGGAAATAATTTTTCCGGATAAGAAGTACATGCACTTATTTATTGTACATATTTGTATAATACAAAAGCGAAAAATTGTACCCAAGTACACAATGCACCATTTAAGTATGGATTTTCTATAATCATTTAACAGATTCATCTAAAACGATGTTATGTGTAAAAGGATAGGGAAAAGCTCATACTATATGGAGCACCGACTAATTATTTTGGAGGTTGTTATGTTGAAAAAGAGTAAATTTGGACTGGCTTTGTCTCTTGTGCTAGCTGCTAGTACCATTCTTGGTGCTTGCGGAAGCAAAGAGGAGAGCAATGAAGGCGGCACGGCCAATGAGAAAAATAATTTCACTGTCGCAATGGTTAGTGACACAGGTGGTATTGATGACAAATCCTTCAATCAATCTGCATGGGAAGGTATTCAAGCTTTTGGTAAAGAGAATGGATTAAAAGAAGGTAAAAACGGCTATACCTACCTGCAATCTGAATCAGATGCTGATTACACCACAAACTTAAACCAACTTGTACGCCAAAAGTATAATTTAATATATGGTGTCGGATTCACAATGGAGGATGCAATTAAAGAAGCGGCTGATCAAAATCCGGATGGGAAATTTGCAATTATCGACTCAGTGGTTGAAGCTGATAACGTTGCAAGTATCACATTTAAGGAGCATGAAGGTTCATTTATTGTAGGTGTTATTGCCGGTATGCAAACAAAATCCAATAAAGTTGGCTTTGTAGGTGGAATAGAGAACCCGCTAATTCAAAAATTTGAAAAGGGCTTTATTGCTGGTGTTAAAACAGTAAATCCTAATGCTGAAGTACAAGTGAAATATACAGGAAGTTTCAGTGATGCATCTCTTGGTAAAGCAACAGCATCAGCTATGTATAAATCAGGTATTGATGTCATTTATCACGCAGCAGGAAATGGTGGTAAAGGAGTCTTCACTGAGGCAAAAAACATTAAGAAAAGCAATCCTGAAAAAGATATATGGGTAATTGGTGTAGATAAAGACCAAGCTGATGAAGGTGAAATCAGCGGTACAGACATGAACGTAACGCTCACCTCCATGGTTAAGCGTGTTGACTTAGCTGTACAAGAAGTTTCAAAACAAGCGATGGAAGGATCCTTCCCAGGAGGAAAGAACGTAGAGTTTGGTCTTGAAAATAATGGTGTTGATATTGCACCGACTAAAGATAACTTATCTGACGATATACTTAAAAAAGTTGATGAATATAAAGGTAAAATTAAGAATGGTGATATAAAAGTACCATCTACTCAAAAAGAACTTGATGCATTTTTAAAATAAGATAAAGGGATAAGGGCCTCGGTCCTTATCCCTTTAATCTCTAAAGGACCTATTAGGACTTAGCAAAGGGAAAATAGTTTTGAGGATGGACCACGATGCCAGTCTTTCGTAATTAGGCTAGAAGAATATGAAAGGTATTTTAGAAAAATATTAAAAGTCAGTCACATGGTACAAAAGGGTAGCCTAGCGATTAGATGGAAAATAGATATTTATTGAATTTTTTTTCAGTTTATGTTTTAACAGAATATTTATAATATATAAACTTTTTTTGTAGGAAAAAAGACTTACGTGAAAAAAAGTCAGATATACCAGGGTTTTTTCGACATTTCCGTGAAAAAAAACGGATAAGGTAACGCTTCCAAAATATGATATTTTTGTGAATAGCTATTTCTTTCTTTGGAAATACATGATAAATTATGAGTGGTTAGTAGATAACATCAATAGAATGAGAGTGGGAAATTTCCTGGGGGAAAAGAGTATGTCTATCAGACACGACAACCGACAATTATATCTGCAAGTAATCGACAAGATTAGACAGGACATAAGAACCGGTATCTATAAGGAGCATGAAAAATTGCCATCTGAGTCTGAATGGGCCAAAATACTCGGTGTGAGTAGAGCGACATTAAGAGAAGCACTCAGAATTTTGGAAGAGGATAATGTGATTATACGCAGGCATGGGGTAGGTACTTTTGTGAATTCCACTCCTTTATTCTCTTCGGGAATTGAACAATTAAAGAGTGTGACAGATATGATTTGCGAAGCGAACATGAAACCAGGAACAATTTTTTTAAACTCATTCATAGAGGGTGCAACAGAAGAAGATATGCGAAGGTTCGACTGTCAAATTGAGGATCAGTTTTTAGTAATCGAGCGAGTCAGAACTGCTAATGGGGAACCTGTCGTTTATTGCTTGGACAAGATACCTGTTCGTGTGTTACCGGAACCATCTCTTTATCAAGAGGAATCATTACTTCATGTCTTAGAAAGAACTGCCGGTATACAAATTACATACGCTGTGGCTGATATCGAACCACATGGCTATCACGAAAAGATTTCACCTATTTTAAATTGCAAATTGGACACTGCTCTGCTTTTACTAAAACAAACTCACTATGATAGTAAGGACAAACCATATCTATACTCGGCCAACTTCTTTAAAGCGGATACATTTCGCTTTCATATTTTGCGTAAAAGAACATAATTTATGCGCAAAATAAGAGAACTACTGCCAAAAAAATATAGGGGGTTAAGACCTTGAAAAAACGCAAATTTGGAATGGCATTGTCACTAGTTCTGGCTGCGGGCACAATTTTAGGTGCTTGTGGAAACAAAGAAGAGAAAGGTAACAGCAGTGAAACAGAAGGTAAGGACAATTTCACAGTTGCCATGGTAACAGATACAGGCGGGGTTGATGACAAATCCTTTAACCAATCCGCTTGGGTAGGTATACAACAGTTTGGTAAAGATAACAATCTTGAAAAAGGTAAAAACGGTTATGATTACCTCCAGTCCAAATCTGATGCTGATTACACTACTAACTTAAATCAGCTGGTACGACAAAAATTTGACCTTATTTATGGGGTAGGTTTCTTATTGTCTGACTCCATTACAGAAGTTGCCGAGCAAAATCCTAAGAGCCAATTCGCATTAATTGATTCTGTTGTAGATGTTGATAACGTGGCAAGTATCACATTCAAAGAGCATGAAGGATCCTTCCTGGTAGGTGTAGTAGCCGCGATGCAAACTAAATCCAATAAAATTGGATTTATTGGTGGAGTTGAAAGTGAACTTATTAAAAAATTTGAGAGCGGATTTATAGCAGGTGTTAAATCAGTTAAACCTGAGGCAGATGTTCAGGTAAAATATGCAGGTGATTTTAATAAAGCTGATATTGGTAAAGCTACAGCACAAGCAATGTATAAATCCGGTATTGATATTATCTACCATGCAGCCGGCGGAACAGGTAAAGGCGTATTTACAGAAGCAGTTAACATCACTAAAAATGATCCAAGCAAAGAAATCTGGGTTATTGGGGTTGACTCTGACCAAGCAGCATTAGGTGATGTACCTGGTACAGACAAAAATATCACATTAACATCTATGATTAAACGTGTTGATTTGGCAGTTGTGGAAGTATCCAATCTTGCTAAGGAAGGCAAATTCCCTGGCGGAGAAAATGTTGAATTTGGTTTAGAAAATGATGCAGTTGATATCGCACCTTCACAAGAAAACTTGTCAGATGAAATTAAAACTAAAGTTGCAGAATATAAAGAAAAGATTAAGAGTGGAGAAATTAAAGTACCATCTACTCGTGAAGATTTAGATACATTCTTAAAATAAGCACTTCCTAGTAAGGGATGAGGATGTGATCCTTATCCCTTGCGATTACCTTGGCTGATGTCAGTCTGACATCAGACCTTTAAGCAATATGGTAAAGGAAAGGTTGCTAAAACTAGATTGGCAACTTTTCTTTTGTCATCTTACTTATGAATCTTCTCTGGAAAAAGGAGTGAAAAAACTGTGGACTATGTTATTGAGATGTTGCACATCCGTAAAGAGTTCCCGGGCATCGTCGCAAATGATGATATCACCTTGCAATTAAAAAAAGGTGAGATTCATGCGTTGTTGGGAGAAAATGGTGCAGGAAAATCCACGTTAATGAATGTCTTGTTCGGTCTTTACCAGCCAGAACAAGGGGAAATCCGTGTAAATGGTAAGGAAGTAAAAATTACAAGCCCAAATATTGCAAATGACTTGGGCATAGGAATGGTGCATCAGCATTTCATGCTTGTTGATACGTTCACAGTAACAGAAAACATTATTCTTGGTAAGGAGCCCACCAAAGGTGGAAAAATTGATTTAAAAGAGGCTGCCCAGGAAGTTAGGCAGTTATCAGAAAGATATGGATTGAAAATTGATCCGGATGCCAAGATTTCTGATATCTCTGTAGGTATGCAGCAAAGGGTTGAAATCCTTAAAACTCTATATCGTGGAGCTGACATTCTTATTTTTGATGAACCTACAGCCGTATTGACACCACAGGAAATCAAAGAGTTAATACAGATCATGCAAAATTTGATCACTGAAGGTAAATCCATCATACTGATTACTCACAAACTTAAAGAGATTATGGAAGTCTGTGACCGTTGTACGGTTATTCGTAAAGGAAAAGGAATTGGTACTGTAAATGTCAGTGAAACGAATCCTAATGAATTAGCGAGTCTGATGGTAGGGCGAGAAGTGGTTTTTACAACTGTGAAGCAGGATGCAAATCCAAGTGGAGAGGTATTGAATATACAAGATCTTGTAGTTAAAGACTCCCGTGGTGTTGAAGCAATTCGAAGCCTTAACCTATCCGTTCGTGCAGGAGAAATTGTGGGGATTGCAGGTGTCGATGGAAATGGACAATCTGAGCTGATTGAAGCAATCACTGGCCTGAGAAAACCAGAATCCGGTACCATTTCTATAAATGGGACTGAAATCCAGAAGAAGAGTCCAAGGAAAATTACAGAAACAGGAATTGGGCATATTCCTCAGGATCGACATAAATATGGTCTTGTACTAGACTATTCAATTGGCGAGAATATGGTTCTCCAAACATATTATCAAAAACCACTTTCAAAATGGGGAATCTTAAATTATAAAAATATCTTTAATAAAGCTCGTACTTTAATTAAAGAGTTTGATGTTCGTACTCCAAGTGAGTATACTCCGGCAAGAGCTTTGTCTGGAGGAAACCAGCAAAAGGCGATCATTGCTCGTGAAATAGATCGAAATCCTGATTTGTTAATTGCTGCTCAGCCAACACGTGGCCTTGATGTAGGAGCTATTGAGTTCATTCACAAACGTTTAATTGAGCAACGAGATCAGGGGAAAGCAGTATTGCTTGTTTCCTTTGAGCTGGATGAAATTTTAAATGTTAGTGACCGTATTGCTGTTATATATGAAGGTTCCATTGTGGCTATTGTTGATCCTAAGAAAACGACTGAACAGGAACTCGGATTATTAATGGCAGGAAGTAAGGTTAAGGAAGCGGGGAAAAGCTAATGTATAAAAGATTATCGAACTTATTAATCCCTGTTATAGCTGTCTTGCTCGGTTTAATCGCAGGTGCTATCGTAATGTGGGTCAGCGGTTATGATCCGATAGCTGGTTATGGAGCTTTATGGGATGGTATATTCTATGATTCCTATGCAATAGGTGAGACAATCCGTCAAGTGAGCCCTTATATACTTGCAGGTTTAGCCGTTGCCTTTGCATTTAGGACTGGACTTTTTAATATTGGTGTTGAGGGTCAGTTTTTAATGGGATGGTTAGGTGCTGTTTGGATTGGAACGTTATTTACTGACCTTCCTAAAATCATCCATTTGCCGCTTGCGGTCATTGTTGCTGCTTTAGCTGGTGCTTTATGGGCATTCATTCCAGGTCTCTTAAAAGCTAAATTTAGAGTGCATGAAGTTATAACAACCATTATGATGAACTACATTTCTCTTCATGTAGTTAACTATATTATCACTTACGTTTTAACAGATAACATGGACAAAACTGAAAAGATTGCTCCATCAGCATCTTTACGTTCTGACTTTTTAGCTGAAATGACGATTAACTCTAGATTACACTGGGGATTTGCGATAGCTATTCTTGGAGCAATCATAATGTGGTTTTTATTAGAGAAAACAACAAGAGGCTACGAATTAAAAGCTGTCGGTTTTAACCAGCATGCATCTAAATATGCAGGTATCAGTGTAGATCGCAATATAGTTTATGCCATGCTGATCTCTGGTGCTTTTGCAGGACTTGCTGGTGCTATGGAAGGACTTGGAACATTCGAGTATATTGGTGTAAAAGGGGCGCATACAGGAGTAGGTTTTGACGGAATCGCAGTTGCATTACTAGGTGCTAATACAGCGATTGGAGTTGTGCTTGCAGCTTTATTATTCGGTGGATTGAAATATGGTTCATTAAATATGCCAATGGAAACTGGAATACCAACTGAAATCATTGATGTAGTTATAGCTTTAATCATATTCTTTGTTGCATCCAGTTATGTTATTCGTCTCATGCTGAGAAAGTTTAGCAAGAAAAAGGGGGTGGAATAAGTGAGTTTTTTAGAGATACTAGCGATACTTGTTCCTTCTACACTTGTTTACGCCTCTCCACTTATTCTGACAGCCCTCGGTGGTGTATTTTCTGAGCGTTCTGGTGTAGTAAATATTGGATTAGAAGGTTTAATGGTAGTTGGTGCTTTTACAAGCATTGTATTCAACTTGACATTTGCAGATACATTTCATGAATGGACTCCTTGGATTTCATTAGTTGTAGCTATGGTAGTTGGTGGGATTTTCTCCCTATTGCATGCAGTTGCATCTATAACATTCAGGGCTGACCAAACAGTCAGTGGGGTAGCCATTAATATGTTGGCGCTTGGAGCTTGTATGTTCCTTGTGAAATTAGTTTACGGAAAAGGACAAACTGATAAAATTGCTGAACCATTTTACAGTTTTGATATACCTGGTTTAAGTGATATACCTGTATTGGGTAAAATTTTATTCTCAGATGTATATTTAACCTCGATTCTGGCGATTGTGATTGCTGTGATTTGCTGGTATGCCATTTATAAAACACCGTTTGGTTTACGCCTTCGTTCAGTTGGTGAACATCCAATGGCCGCTGACACAATGGGGATAAACGTTAATAAAATGCGTTATATTGGTGTTATTTTAAGTGGAATTCTGGGAGCGTTGGGTGGAGCTATTTATGCTTCGACTATTGCTTTAGACTTTACTCATGCGACAATATCCGGACAAGGTTTTATGGCGCTTGCAGCTATGATATTCGGTAAATGGCATCCAATTGGTGCAATGGGTGCAGCGTTATTCTTTGGATTTGCGCAATGTTTAAGTATTGTAAGCTCAATGCTGCCATTCTTTAGTGACATTCCGAATGTATATATGTTAATTTTGCCATATGTATTAACGATTCTGGCTTTAACAGGATTTATTGGACGTGCAGATGCTCCAAAAGCATCCGGTACGCCATATATCAAAGGAAAACGTTAAAAGGTAAACTCATTCATGATTTAATCAAAGACAAGTGCTGTTCTTATTGCAAGAGCAGTCCTTGTCTTTTTTTTTCTAACCTAAAGCGTGTCGATTTTAATTAGATCGAATTTAGAAGAAAGAATGAAAGAAGGTCAGGGTCAGTTCCTTGATTTACATTCCATTTAACCTGTATATTCAAACTAAAGGTTTAAAAAAAATCCTTGAGACGAACAATATGGTTAAGAACCTGCATAACATTGAGTAAAGGGAGGTCAAAAATATGGCAGTTATTGATGAGATTAAACTAAAACAAGCTGGCATTACGATTCATTTTGTACCAACTAAGAAATTTAAAACAACGACGCTTGTTTGGAAGATGAAAGCACCTTTAAAGGAAGAAACCGTTACATATAGAGCTTTGTTGCCAAATGTCCTGCAAAGTAATACAGCTGCATATCCAACATCTACAGCTTTCCGTTCCCATCTAGATCAATTATATGGAGCCAGTCTTTTTACAGATGTCAGTAAAAAAGGCGAATATCATATTATGAGTTTTCAAATGGAAATGGTAAATGAACGATTTTTATCCAAGCCTGAACCGCTGTTGGAACAAGCGTTTAAGCTTTTACATGATGTTTTGATTAATCCTAATGTAAAGGGAGATGCTTTTGATGCGGATACAGTTGCAAAGGAAAAGCGTGCTCTGAAACAAAGGCTGCAGGCTGTATATGATGATAAAATGCGTTATTCTTCATTACGCTTAACTCAGGAAATGTGTATGGAAGAAA
Coding sequences:
- a CDS encoding BMP family lipoprotein, which codes for MKKRKFGMALSLVLAAGTILGACGNKEEKGNSSETEGKDNFTVAMVTDTGGVDDKSFNQSAWVGIQQFGKDNNLEKGKNGYDYLQSKSDADYTTNLNQLVRQKFDLIYGVGFLLSDSITEVAEQNPKSQFALIDSVVDVDNVASITFKEHEGSFLVGVVAAMQTKSNKIGFIGGVESELIKKFESGFIAGVKSVKPEADVQVKYAGDFNKADIGKATAQAMYKSGIDIIYHAAGGTGKGVFTEAVNITKNDPSKEIWVIGVDSDQAALGDVPGTDKNITLTSMIKRVDLAVVEVSNLAKEGKFPGGENVEFGLENDAVDIAPSQENLSDEIKTKVAEYKEKIKSGEIKVPSTREDLDTFLK
- a CDS encoding ABC transporter permease; the encoded protein is MYKRLSNLLIPVIAVLLGLIAGAIVMWVSGYDPIAGYGALWDGIFYDSYAIGETIRQVSPYILAGLAVAFAFRTGLFNIGVEGQFLMGWLGAVWIGTLFTDLPKIIHLPLAVIVAALAGALWAFIPGLLKAKFRVHEVITTIMMNYISLHVVNYIITYVLTDNMDKTEKIAPSASLRSDFLAEMTINSRLHWGFAIAILGAIIMWFLLEKTTRGYELKAVGFNQHASKYAGISVDRNIVYAMLISGAFAGLAGAMEGLGTFEYIGVKGAHTGVGFDGIAVALLGANTAIGVVLAALLFGGLKYGSLNMPMETGIPTEIIDVVIALIIFFVASSYVIRLMLRKFSKKKGVE
- a CDS encoding ABC transporter ATP-binding protein, with product MDYVIEMLHIRKEFPGIVANDDITLQLKKGEIHALLGENGAGKSTLMNVLFGLYQPEQGEIRVNGKEVKITSPNIANDLGIGMVHQHFMLVDTFTVTENIILGKEPTKGGKIDLKEAAQEVRQLSERYGLKIDPDAKISDISVGMQQRVEILKTLYRGADILIFDEPTAVLTPQEIKELIQIMQNLITEGKSIILITHKLKEIMEVCDRCTVIRKGKGIGTVNVSETNPNELASLMVGREVVFTTVKQDANPSGEVLNIQDLVVKDSRGVEAIRSLNLSVRAGEIVGIAGVDGNGQSELIEAITGLRKPESGTISINGTEIQKKSPRKITETGIGHIPQDRHKYGLVLDYSIGENMVLQTYYQKPLSKWGILNYKNIFNKARTLIKEFDVRTPSEYTPARALSGGNQQKAIIAREIDRNPDLLIAAQPTRGLDVGAIEFIHKRLIEQRDQGKAVLLVSFELDEILNVSDRIAVIYEGSIVAIVDPKKTTEQELGLLMAGSKVKEAGKS
- a CDS encoding GntR family transcriptional regulator — encoded protein: MSIRHDNRQLYLQVIDKIRQDIRTGIYKEHEKLPSESEWAKILGVSRATLREALRILEEDNVIIRRHGVGTFVNSTPLFSSGIEQLKSVTDMICEANMKPGTIFLNSFIEGATEEDMRRFDCQIEDQFLVIERVRTANGEPVVYCLDKIPVRVLPEPSLYQEESLLHVLERTAGIQITYAVADIEPHGYHEKISPILNCKLDTALLLLKQTHYDSKDKPYLYSANFFKADTFRFHILRKRT
- a CDS encoding ABC transporter permease, which encodes MSFLEILAILVPSTLVYASPLILTALGGVFSERSGVVNIGLEGLMVVGAFTSIVFNLTFADTFHEWTPWISLVVAMVVGGIFSLLHAVASITFRADQTVSGVAINMLALGACMFLVKLVYGKGQTDKIAEPFYSFDIPGLSDIPVLGKILFSDVYLTSILAIVIAVICWYAIYKTPFGLRLRSVGEHPMAADTMGINVNKMRYIGVILSGILGALGGAIYASTIALDFTHATISGQGFMALAAMIFGKWHPIGAMGAALFFGFAQCLSIVSSMLPFFSDIPNVYMLILPYVLTILALTGFIGRADAPKASGTPYIKGKR
- a CDS encoding BMP family lipoprotein, with product MKKSKFGLALSLVLAASTILGACGSKEESNEGGTANEKNNFTVAMVSDTGGIDDKSFNQSAWEGIQAFGKENGLKEGKNGYTYLQSESDADYTTNLNQLVRQKYNLIYGVGFTMEDAIKEAADQNPDGKFAIIDSVVEADNVASITFKEHEGSFIVGVIAGMQTKSNKVGFVGGIENPLIQKFEKGFIAGVKTVNPNAEVQVKYTGSFSDASLGKATASAMYKSGIDVIYHAAGNGGKGVFTEAKNIKKSNPEKDIWVIGVDKDQADEGEISGTDMNVTLTSMVKRVDLAVQEVSKQAMEGSFPGGKNVEFGLENNGVDIAPTKDNLSDDILKKVDEYKGKIKNGDIKVPSTQKELDAFLK